A window of the Ramlibacter pinisoli genome harbors these coding sequences:
- the ltaE gene encoding low-specificity L-threonine aldolase codes for MSSERPVDLRSDTVTRPTPAMRAAMAAAPLGDDVFGDDPSVNALQERIAGLLGFEAALFVPTGTQGNLCAILSHCQRGDEYIVGQQQHCYRWEGGGAAVFGSVQPQPLEHAPDGSLPLAAIEAAIKPDDPHFARTRLLALEDTLGGMVMPMAYLEQATALAHARGLAAHLDGARLFNAAVAQAGSGGDPLAEARRIARLFDSVSVCFSKGLGAPAGSALCGSREFIARARRIRKMAGGAMRQAGVLAAAAAHALDHHVARLAHDHALAARLADGLRGIDGLAVETPQTNIVFVDLVGPARERSAALLEHLAQHGVLATGLYRLRFATHLDVDGAGIDRAVAAVRRFFA; via the coding sequence ATGAGCAGCGAGCGGCCGGTCGACCTGCGCAGCGACACCGTCACCCGGCCGACGCCGGCCATGCGTGCGGCGATGGCCGCCGCGCCGCTGGGCGACGACGTGTTCGGCGACGACCCCAGCGTCAACGCGCTGCAGGAGCGCATCGCCGGCCTGCTCGGCTTCGAGGCGGCGCTGTTCGTGCCGACCGGCACCCAGGGCAACCTGTGCGCCATCCTGTCGCACTGCCAGCGCGGCGACGAGTACATCGTCGGCCAGCAGCAGCACTGCTACCGCTGGGAGGGCGGCGGCGCGGCGGTGTTCGGCAGCGTGCAGCCGCAGCCGCTGGAGCACGCGCCCGACGGCAGCCTGCCGCTGGCCGCGATCGAGGCCGCCATCAAGCCGGACGATCCCCACTTCGCCCGCACCCGGCTGCTGGCGCTGGAGGACACGCTGGGCGGCATGGTGATGCCGATGGCCTATCTGGAACAGGCCACGGCGCTGGCCCACGCCCGCGGGCTGGCGGCCCACCTGGACGGCGCGCGGCTGTTCAACGCCGCGGTGGCGCAGGCCGGCAGCGGCGGCGACCCGCTGGCCGAGGCGCGCCGCATCGCGCGCCTGTTCGACTCGGTCTCGGTATGCTTCAGCAAAGGACTGGGCGCGCCGGCCGGTTCGGCCCTGTGCGGTTCGCGCGAGTTCATCGCCCGGGCCCGCCGCATCCGCAAGATGGCCGGCGGCGCGATGCGCCAGGCCGGCGTGCTGGCGGCCGCGGCGGCGCATGCGCTCGACCACCACGTCGCGCGGCTGGCCCACGACCACGCGCTGGCGGCCCGGCTGGCCGACGGCCTGCGCGGCATTGATGGCCTGGCGGTCGAAACGCCGCAGACCAACATCGTGTTCGTCGACCTGGTCGGCCCGGCGCGCGAGCGCTCGGCCGCGCTGCTGGAACACCTGGCGCAGCACGGCGTGCTGGCCACCGGCCTGTACCGCCTGCGCTTTGCCACCCACCTCGACGTCGACGGCGCCGGCATCGACCGGGCGGTGGCCGCGGTGCGCCGCTTCTTCGCCTAG
- a CDS encoding LysE family translocator, whose amino-acid sequence MPDAHQLLLFIAAGWLLNLTPGPDVLFIVTTSLRSGAKAGIVAGLGITAGCFVHVIAAALGVSALLAASATAFAALKWLGAAYLLWMGFKLLLARQPRELHDLQALAEARPPVPLRAVFLGGFWTNVLNPKVAIFFLAFVPQFIAPDTSDKAGVFLLLGTLFNINSVPVNSGWALAAAWMARREAVQRGMRWLDRAAGVMFVAFGLRLALADNPTH is encoded by the coding sequence ATGCCGGACGCCCACCAGCTGCTGCTGTTCATCGCCGCCGGCTGGCTGCTGAACCTGACGCCGGGGCCCGACGTGCTGTTCATCGTCACCACCTCGCTGCGCTCCGGGGCCAAGGCCGGCATCGTGGCCGGTCTCGGCATCACGGCCGGCTGCTTCGTGCACGTGATCGCCGCGGCGCTGGGCGTCAGTGCCCTGCTGGCCGCTTCGGCCACCGCCTTCGCCGCCCTCAAGTGGCTGGGCGCGGCCTACCTGCTGTGGATGGGATTCAAGCTGCTGCTGGCGCGCCAGCCGCGCGAACTGCACGACCTGCAGGCCCTGGCCGAGGCGCGGCCGCCGGTGCCGCTGCGCGCGGTGTTCCTGGGCGGCTTCTGGACCAACGTGCTCAACCCCAAGGTGGCGATCTTCTTCCTGGCCTTCGTGCCGCAGTTCATCGCGCCCGACACCAGCGACAAGGCCGGCGTGTTCCTGCTGCTGGGCACCCTGTTCAACATCAACAGCGTGCCGGTCAATTCCGGCTGGGCGCTGGCCGCCGCCTGGATGGCCCGGCGCGAGGCCGTGCAGCGCGGCATGCGCTGGCTCGATCGCGCGGCCGGCGTGATGTTCGTCGCCTTCGGCCTGCGGCTCGCACTGGCCGACAATCCCACCCATTGA